GAGGTTGCTGTAGCCGGTAGAGGAGGGCTTAACCAGCCAGGAGGCTCTGccgaaggcttcccagaggacagACGCCACCCTCAGCATTGTCTCCTCAGTGCATGGGGGCAAGTTACGGTCAAGGAcgctctgttttctcctagagGTTTCCTGACCTGGGAGATAACTTTACCCATCCCTCTGGCTCAGAGAGTTCTTCCTTCCCTACCCCTTCCCCTCTACGCCTACCTACCTCTCTGCCAAACCATTCCATCACACCGCTATGACTCCAACAAAAGAGCAAAAGAGCCTGGGGACTGGGCGTCTGGAGGGAGAGTCCAGAAGTTGGACCAGTTTCTAGGCTCATGAGCCATAGGATAGGGTCCTGTTCTTGCTACACCTGAAGGTCTCTGTGAGGCCTCAGCAGGTGGGCAAGGGTGGGAATGACCAAGAATACCCCATACGTGGAAAACTCAGTTTACAGAGAGCCAGTGTGTCCCCAGCAACAAATACTAACTGAGGGCTGGCCACGCACTGGCCACCTTCTAGGCCGAGAATGAACAGCGCACACGGCAAGGCCCACGCAGGTTGCTCCCCCTTGGCGCCTACATCCTCGCAGGGAACGAGAGGTGGTAAGCACATATACCACCAAGAAACAAGTAAATAGCACAATCTCAGGTAACTCATGGGGGCTGTGAAGAAACTACAACATGGTAAGTTTTAACTAGGGTGgttagggaaggcctctctggggCAGAAACGTTGGAGCTGAGCCTGGATGATGGCAAGATGATCATACAGAGGTCTGTGGATAGAGGCAGAgcaagagcaagtgcaaaggccctgagacagggATGGCCTTAATGGGTTCAGTGAGCATCATGTGACCTGAGGACAGTGGACGAGGAGCAGGTGAGTTCAGGGAGTCGGGCGGGGACTGAGTTCCTGGGGCGTGGGGGCTCTAGAAGGGTCGGAGCTGGTGTGACTTGACCTAAGTTTTGCTGGAGAAAGGTCACCCTGACTGCTCTTAGAAAGTGGTCTAAGCCAAGGCATGAATCAAgggtcctgtcttctcccttatGTTGGATCCTTATCAGAACCCAGAGagcatatattttttctaattttaaaaaattaaaaaaattttggaggggtaggtaattgggtttttatttatttatttaatggaggtactggggactgaatccaggacatggtgcatgctaggcatgcactctaccgctgagctgtatcCTTCACCCCCCAACCCCAGAGAGCATATTTCTattctaaagttttatttttaatttagccAGGAAGAAACCTTTAGTGACGTAGCGGTGACACAATTACTCACGCTGAGTGTGGGTCTTTTTGCATTGTACTCTATGTCATGACTTTTCTGGAAACATGCCTCAATTGGAAAAGTGTATTCTTTGTCCATCTGAGTGCATTTGACCTTGCTGGACCACACACGACCATTTGGGGTCCAGAGGAGAGGGTCACCGTACCAAGTGGCCTCTTGCGAAGGaatcctctcctcttctccttctcccaggcacagccgccgTCTCAGACCAGCCCTGCCATGCTTGTTAACTTGGCCTTCATCCAGTCGTCCCGTTTCTACCCCTCAGAGTACCTGACGGCACTGGGGCATCCCTGCTGCTCAGTAAGAGTCACAAGGGGCCAGTGGGTTCTGTCCTTCCACATGGATTGGAAACCACACCTCTTATTTCATTTTCAGCTGCCTCGTGCCTCTAGCAGGGGTCttaagaacacagaacacagtacCAAGGCCGGCtggcatttccattttatttccctcTGCTTCCCACAATCCAGCCAAGCTGAACCACTCAATTCCATTCAGTCACAATGTTTTCCCTGTTGACGCCTGAACTCAGGTTTTTCCCTCTGGGACCCTGCTCCATCCCATTTTGGAATCCATTCCCTGGTGCTCATTCAAAGTCCCAGTCACATGTCATCTCCTTCAGGCACTGGCTCTGAGAGTTGGCTCACCCCGTGCGACTTCCCGTGCTGAGTCTCCGAAGCGCCTGCACAGGCTCCAGATTCAGACGCAATCTGAGCTTGGATCTCAGTGACCAGCTGAGTGACGCTGGGGTGCGTGCCttgtcctctctgagcctcagtctccttagcTCTAGGGTAAAGGGGGTAACCACACCCACATCGTGGTGTTGATGGCGGTGGTGTGCCGGGAAGATGAGACCACGCGTGTGAGGCTTTTGACGCTGTGGCAGATGTATGGCCGACGCTCAGTAAAGGGCGGCAGTTACTGTTAGCAGAGTCACCTGTGCACGTACCTTGTGCCCCTGCTCACTCTGAACCCTTCAGGGCGCAACCTGTCTTATTCATCACCATTTCCTTGGAGGTGTCTCCCTGGAGCCTGGATACCCAAGCTTTGTTTTTTGGACTCTTCCTTGGGTGGGGCCCTTGCACTTCTGCATCACGACACTAGGGGGAGCAGGAGACCATGGGCATTTTGGAAGACTGGCCTGCGTCTGGGTCGCCCTTCTCTTTTCAGCCTGTACCAGTGGTGGCCCCCACCCCGTTGTAGTTCCTTCTTGCTTGAACTGTACTCTCATTCCTTTATGCTAGGAACATTTCAAAAGCGCCAAAGCCAagagccattcattcattttggGAAGGCTTCCTCACTCCCCAAGTCTGCCCTTGCTGAGGGGTTCATCAAAACTGGCCAAGATTTCCTGACACTTTTATGtgtcttttactatttttttgttTCAAGGATAATGGGTTCAAGAACGTACTATCTTTTATGGTGAAGCAGGGCAAGTACAGCAGACGGTGCCGCACTGGCTGGTGCAGCGTCTGATGTTTGAGATCCATGGAGGGAACGGTGCCCATAAGGACAGTGGACTTGGTTGATTGTTGCTGGATGCTGTTGatactttaaagagaaaaaaacagcagACTCAGGCCATCCATTTACGCCTTTTGACTGGCCCAAAGTCAGAAGGCCTGCATAGTAGTATTTAAAGTCCctcatctcccacagagggcagATGATGCTACACACCAGGCCTAGAACCTCGTAGTAACCTTCACAGAAAGCTGAATTTGCAGCATCCACACGTTTCTTATGCCAAGGGCAGGGCCCTCATAGAGAAGCAACGGAATCTCAAAATGTGGGATGGGAACATGTTCATGGATGTGCTTGATAACACTGAACTTCCAAGTCCCCTGAATTTTCTCGGCCTACAAAAGTGCGCCATTCTCCTTGGATAGAAGACGCCAGTCGCCACATTGCCATTGGCTGGAGACTGTGAAGAGGCCTCGCTGAAGCAGATGCCTTGTAAGACATCATCATCTAACTCAAGATCTCCCCGCCCCTTCTCTCCTGGCCGTTGGTGAAGCCCACTGGGTTAGTGCTGGTCTTGCTAAGGGAGGGCAGAATTATTCGCTGATGGATCTGCAGGTAATGTGTACCAGCACATGGGAATCCTTTCCTGGGGGAGTATCTTGAGGCTGTTAGGCAGTGAGCAGCGGGCTATGAAGCTGAATGAGGGGGATATTATTGGTATGAGGGCAACACTTACGACTCGGTCCTCCACGGACAGTCCTGACACGCTGCTGGGAAGCCTTTTGGGACCTGGGAAAAGTTATTGCACATGCTGAGAGAGGTAGAGATTCCAGAACCACCTTCACAGGGTATTGAGAGAAGGGTAAGAagtctgagaggtaagtgtgctTGATGAAGAAGGTCATGGGGAATGAGTGTTGAACGGGTCTAGAGCTACAGTTCCGCAGGACGATGGCGGTGACTGTTGCACAGCAACGTGCATGTGCACGTTGGCGCACGTACTTAATACCTCTGAAGTGTGCAGTGATTACGATAGTAAGTTTTCTGTGATGTGtgctttaccacaataaaaaagaaaataaataaagcactaTTGGGTCATAGCCCAAAGTACAAAATAAGTATTCATGAGTACACGCTGTTGTAAATAAGcgattaaatacatacatacataagcagagggaagagagacGTTTCCTGCACAGAAAACCCAGAATACTTTATGTTCATACTCCGCCCTCAGTGGCGGGGAGCCTAACTCCCAACTTCTTAATTGTGGGCTTTGCATAGTGACTTCCTTCCGAAGATACATTATGGAAAGATGGGATGTTGGAGGGCGATGGGAGTAACCTTCCAGTGGGGAAGGCTGACACACGCTACCTCAGCCAGGTGGTCAAGGTGATAAGTCATGTTAATTGTATGTACTCTTTATATGAAAATGGCACCTGACCTCTATGGTCTTCCTCTTCAAAACCCATAACTTCAGTCTGATCATGAGAAAAATATCAGACAAACCCAGACTGTGGGATAGTctgcaaaatacctgaccagGCATGTTCTAGTTCTTGGATTAGGTGGTCAGTTGATGAGTGTTTATTGGATGACTAATGTTATAATTTATATCCGTGTAACATTTATGCTTTTCATGTatcaaattttgtttaaaatataattttttaaagtattcatgCACATACACTGACCCAGCAATTATACTTGTAGAATTGTATCTCAATATACACATATGGGCATGAAATAAtataagaagaaggaaaaaaaaaccaaacaaggaaagtctgagaaaccatCACAGTCAAGAGGACCCTAGAGAAACAAGGCAGCTAAATGTGTGATAGTCTAGATGAGATCctcaaacagaaaaagacattaggtaaaaactaaagaaactggaaaaaaccaTGAAGTTCAGTTAATAACCATGTACCAACCCTCTTTTGTTAATTATAATAATGAATACACCATACTAAACCAAGATGTTAACTATAAGGAAACCTGAGTGCGAAATGTATGATAACTCTGTACTATCTTGAATTTTCTGTAAATCAAAAACCGTTCTTAAAAAATAAGGtctattaaaaaattcaaaacctAAGACTtcactaattacctcctcctctaaaaaaaaaatagggggcaaaacttaagatttcaaaaaaaactATGCACATATTTTGGGTGTTTCTAATTACTTCTCCCTGTGTTCCCAGCCTTCCCAGTCAGTCCCACCCAGACTTGCCCTTAACTCTCGTCCCGTTAGGAGGACTCGAGCCCCTTCTCTCATCCTCTAAGTAATGAGAGCCACTGACAAGTGTTAACCCAAGGAGTAATGTGGTTAAGTCAGAACTGTAACACCCTGACCACTGTGTGATGGGTGGATTGCAGGGTGTGTGGAGACGGGAAGCAAAGGAGACCAGCTTGAGGGCTGTTGCAATAGTTCAGGTGAGAAGTGATCTCAATCCAAGCTTGGGAGGTGCAGGTAGAGGTAGTGAGGACTTGGTCTCTGTGGTgggtggggaagaagaggagaggagtgAGGAATGCGATGGTGTCTCTGGCTTAAGTGAATGCACAGATGGTGGTATCAAGAAAGGATACCTAAGGAGGAATGAGAGCGAGTGTTGCTGGAGTTGGGTGGGGGGCTGAGGGATGCTAAGTACTATTCAGAGCTATTGAGTTTGGCTTCTATGGCAGTCTCAAAAAGGATGTCCCtagatggggagggtatagctcagcagtggagcgcatgcctagtatgcacagggtcctgggttcagtccccagtactgccattaaaatcaatcattcaaccaatcagtcaatcaacctaattacctcccccaccaaaaaaaaaaaaaatagaatgtccCTGACATGCTTATGACTGTGATAAGACAGTTTTGGGTAACTTGAGACCCCCTGCCTGAGATCACGTAAATAATTAAAGCAAGGTGATTCCCAGAAAAGAGAGCCCCCCACATGCTGATGTGATCAATGGCAGTAAGAGCTACAGAAATGTCAAGGCGGGAACCGCTGCAGTGACCTTGGGTCTGTATTTCTGCAGGCTATTCAGCATTTTTGGCTTCCGTGATTTCAGCTAGACCaacttttacttcttttagtGACACTGTCACTTTTCCCATCAGAGACCAGTCCCAGgagtctctcctctcaccatcTTGCCCAATTCTGCTTCTTCGCTTCCCTAAAGTCTCCTTTATAACCATGCAGGTGGTCCGCAAGGCTCTTGGAAACCATGTGGACAATCTACACAGAGAAACCTGGGCAGGCACCAGAATGCAGGTGGggtccccactccctccccatcGCTTTGGCCACCCTTTGGCCCCATCCCCTTTGGGTTAGGATTGGGTTCGGTGGTTATACTGTAAGGCGGTGCTGAACTGAGATAACCAGATCCTCTTCCCCTCAGCCAGACTAACCCATCCCCTCTTCGAGACTGCCAAGTGCTGCTTTCAGGTGTGTGAGTGAAGCGGCCCTGCTTTGTTTTGGTgttgttttgatttcatttttagcagTGGTGGAATGTATTGAGTGCTTTGGGGAGCAGAATTCAAGAGGGGTCAAATGTCTGTCCTCTTCTGGGAGTTGGCCAAGAGAGTCAGTTGCAACCGTTGACCCCCACACAGGTTTTTATACGGAGAGCAATAGCGGATAAAAAGCCAAACAACACAGGACCCCAGGACTTCTAGGATTTATTCTGTATCACTGTGCACACTCACAGATTCAGCTATCACACTGAGGGTGCAGTCAGAGTTGCTGTAGTAACTGTCCTCAGGCAGAGGCTCTGGCCACCGGAGGTTGGGGCTGGGCTCAGGGGGATGGGCGCTGGGCGGCAACgtcccctcccccccagcccTACCAAAGGACATGCGGAAGGACAGGGTCGGGCAGGTTCACAGACAAGGCGGGCCACCAGGCAGGGGACCTGAGGTAAGCGAGGCCACTGGCGCTCTCTTCACTTGTGTGAGGTTGCCGGGGGCCTCTGGGCCCCTGGGGGTGGTGATTTATATTTGAGGGGGCACtacacctgctgctgctgctgctgctgctcttcaGGGAGCAAGACGTCTCCCTTCAGCGGCTGGGCAGGGTGGGTCTCCTGGtcctggccaggggctggggtaaaCGCAGGCTGTTTCAGCTGCCCCTCCTGCTGCGCTGATGGCTCCTGCTGCTTCTCCCGCTGCTCCAGGTGTTCCAGCAGCTGCTCCTCTTTCCTTTCCAGTTGCTCATCTTTCTTTGCTTGCTCTTGGTCTAGCTGCTGGTCCAGGAGATTCTTCTCCTGTTCCAGCTCTCCCTTTAGCGGCTGCTGCCTTtgtgccttctcctgcttcagcTGCTGCTCCGAATCTTCTGCTTCCTGATATTCCCCACACTCttcttgttgctgctgctgctgctgctgctgctgctgctgcacttCCTGCTCCTgtagctcctgctgctgctgctccacaTGCTGTTCCAGATGCAGCTCCTGCTCCTGTGActcttgttgctgctgctgttccaCATGTTGTTCCTGCTCCTGTGActcttgttgctgctgctgctgttccaCATGCTGTTCCTGCTCCTGTGActcttgttgctgctgctgctgttccaCATGCTGTTCCTGCTCCTGTGACTCTTGCTGCTGCTGTTCCACATGCTGTTCCTGTTCCTGTGActcttgttgttgctgttgctcaTGATGCTGTTCCAGCTGCTGTGGCTCCTCCTGCTGCAGCTCACACTCTTGCTCGGGTATCTCCTTCACAAGAGTTATGTGTTTCTCCCTGTGCTCCAAAGGGGTCTCCCCTGGGAGCTCAGAGGGTACCTCCAGGCATGGGGCAGGCAGCACAGTTGGCTGCTTCACTTGTTCCTGCTGGATATCAGTGGGAGGAGGAACAGACTTGAGGGGCTCCTGactgagggcagggggcagggtcACTGGCAGAGTGTACTGCTGCGACATCTTGGAAGTTGCTTTAGGTCAACCTGAAAAACCCAAAAGGGATAAGAGGGGTTACTGAAGGCGAGGAAGGAGATGAAGCCCTGGAAGTGCAGCAGTGGATggttcctcctcttcccctcttctcttgGGTGGGACACTCTGCCGCCCACCCTGGGCTGTCATTCCCCAGAATCAGCAGAGTGAAGGATAGAACTcgggaggggcaggaagggccTCCGGGGACCCGCTTGTTCCCAAGAGCCACCAAAGAGGGCTCTCTCCAGGGCTGCTCTACTGGGTGGGCTGAATGCCCCCTCACCTCCCGCCGCTGCCCGTCCTTGTCTCTCCCCTGCTGCTGACCTCCACTGACAGAGAGGAGAGACGGCTTCTGGGATTATGGCGGGAAGAGGTAAGGTGCCAGGAGTAGAAAGGTCTCCTGGAGGACTCCTGGGTCCTGGGAAGCCAGCGGCCCATGCCGACAGGGTGTGAGAAAGCCCTGAGCTGGAGTCACATGACATGTTCTCAGCTTAAACCTCCCAGTGAAATACAATGTGCTTCTAGAAAAGTCAcagcccctctgggcctcagatttCTCCTCTATGAAATGAACAGACTGGCCTACTCGC
The sequence above is a segment of the Vicugna pacos chromosome 21, VicPac4, whole genome shotgun sequence genome. Coding sequences within it:
- the IVL gene encoding involucrin, producing the protein MSQQYTLPVTLPPALSQEPLKSVPPPTDIQQEQVKQPTVLPAPCLEVPSELPGETPLEHREKHITLVKEIPEQECELQQEEPQQLEQHHEQQQQQESQEQEQHVEQQQQESQEQEQHVEQQQQQQESQEQEQHVEQQQQQQESQEQEQHVEQQQQQESQEQELHLEQHVEQQQQELQEQEVQQQQQQQQQQQQEECGEYQEAEDSEQQLKQEKAQRQQPLKGELEQEKNLLDQQLDQEQAKKDEQLERKEEQLLEHLEQREKQQEPSAQQEGQLKQPAFTPAPGQDQETHPAQPLKGDVLLPEEQQQQQQQV